A single genomic interval of Drosophila virilis strain 15010-1051.87 chromosome 2, Dvir_AGI_RSII-ME, whole genome shotgun sequence harbors:
- the Eip93F gene encoding mushroom body large-type Kenyon cell-specific protein 1 isoform X2: MHISSYELCLERVAEEFMGRRKWKHYQDQLTRNQLNIAEQQPISITTEAEDSKHKQSHCEPLNHRLPQPNGQHFNNNNNNSGPLPFESDFDNNHTSQNHDSSATSRSSGSPSPPPEPNDWTPSDKCNFCVNGRLLTVNAKGELVAETTAIASSNSNNNNGTAVQQHDSDSNSSASLHNSSRYNNNINNNNSSNNNNSINKHRARNAVNAATTSSSTTSIELYKLLTQQAAEMTSMESMAAKLAQFNMMADFNLMNTLANQQHANSVTPTTSELSVAAGSPTLKDTPSPSADAPLDLSSKPSPNSSISGDMKTARALSDCATPLASARHTYSNEDLNSVLQDVLVNKLGTRKAASQYQVSRTTQRNKLCKMSLDGKRTNVPTPPELQQQLQHELDMDEQDESGEEAGEGDSNASTPAPGFQEIAQRIAATDHLCKLSSISEHNGSELGDELESAMSPKPTRSQSGSTPTGHMPAAAAATAGGNAAGLPMPIDARVLLHTLMLAAGIGAMPKLDETQTLGDLFKTLLMANSSGIMSEALAGVVAPSLESNGSVSLLQQQQQLNNVTAVAAYRRHLPKSETPETSSSLDANEACEDPILKIPSFKVSGAPSVSPTLHCSGSSNNNNNNNNSNSSSNRNGGGDHSPHSASPMLAAAVAAVAANNSYRQSGSNNSGNILSSSATSIQKMMANTIQRKINEQVSQDSLLGLDKRNNGNTSGSECSSSGGGGGGGGGVGSGNVGRKPSISVAKIIGGTDTSRFGASPNLLAQQHHGHMSAHHAHQHQHQHQHQQLSAQDAAALAAGKGTRPKRGKYRNYDRDSLVEAVKAVQRGEMSVHRAGSYYGVPHSTLEYKVKERHLMRPRKREPKPQPDLVGLTGAANKVTLTGLNHLDKLKSGSSNSSSNANNSNSKLSNALKNNSSAAAAAAAAAATAPNGMKLPMFDAAPQLSFQPSMFWAQPNAGANYGLDFNRSPEFLNLAEVMRSSPLGVAANHHGHGGVHMSNAVDFAENMYDGIIRKSLKKDGDVIAGSGTSGNGNGNALLDQLLVKKTPLPFTNNRSNDYISAACSSSDSVKRPGSPLSAHSDIKRERLSPMRSAGSASSDEDHEHSSNNNNNNSNNNNNSDLAHNKNNNGSSRNNNKNNNNGNGRSRMTSRDSETDASSLKSEQSQSSAQFAGAGNKMMDLNGSTGVKYELEPTAAQISPSNSILHEKLAQIKAEQADCNAPEEQL, from the exons ATGCACATCAGCAGCTATGAACTAT GCTTAGAACGCGTCGCTGAGGAATTCATGGGTCGCAGGAAATGGAAACATTATCAAGATCAACTGACGCGCAACCAATTGAATATCGCAGAGCAACAGCCCATATCAATAACGACAGAAGCAGAAGACAGCAAACACAAACAGAGCCACTGCGAGCCACTGAACCACCGTTTACCGCAGCCCAACGGCCAAcatttcaacaacaacaacaacaacagcggacCGCTGCCATTTGAAAGCGATTTTG ACAACAACCACACATCACAAAACCACGATTCAAGTGCAACATCACGTAGCTCAGGCTCACCATCACCACCGCCAGAACCCAACGATTGGACACCGTCTGATAAGTGCAATTTCTGTGTTAACGGTCGCTTGCTAACGGTAAACGCCAAAGGCGAATTGGTGGCCGAAACAACGGCAATCGCgtccagcaacagcaacaacaacaacggcacaGCTGTGCAGCAG cacgacagcgacagcaattCGAGCGCATCGCTGCACAATAGCAGCAgatataacaacaacattaacaacaacaacagcagcaacaacaacaacagcatcaacaaacATAGAGCACGTAACGCCGTTAACGCCGCCACGACGTCGTCGTCAACAACTTCTATAGAACTTTACAAGCTGCTCACCCAGCAAGCAGCTGAAATGACATCAATGGAATCGATGGCCGCCAAGCTGGCACAGTTCAACATGATGGCCgatttcaatttgatgaaCACGCTGGCGAATCAACAACATGCTAACTCGGTAACACCAACTACCTCGGAATTATCAGTCGCCGCTGGCAGTCCCACACTCAAGGATACGCCCAGTCCCAGTGCAGATGCACCATTGGATCTAAGCAGCAAGCCATCGCCAAATTCATCGATCAGCGGCGACATGAAGACAGCCAG AGCTCTGTCAGACTGCGCCACGCCCCTTGCATCAGCACGCCACACGTACAGCAACGAGGATTTGAATAGCGTGCTGCAGGATGTGCTGGTCAATAAGCTGGGCACACGCAAAGCGGCCAGCCAGTACCAAGTGTCGCGCACCACGCAGCGCAATAAGCTGTGCAAAATGTCCTTAGACGGCAAAAGGACAAACGTGCCAACGCCGCCagagctgcaacagcagctgcagcatgaATTGGACATGGACGAGCAGGATGAATCCGGCGAGGAGGCTGGCGAAGGTGATAGCAATGCGTCGACACCAGCGCCTGGCTTTCAGGAAATCGCTCAACGCATTGCAGCCACTGATCATCTGTGCAAGTTGAGCAGCATATCCGAGCACAATGGCAGCGAGCTGGGCGACGAGCTGGAATCAGCTATGTCACCAAAGCCAACGCGTTCTCAGAGCGGCAGCACACCAACTGGACACatgccagctgcagctgctgcaacagctggCGGCAATGCCGCTGGACTGCCCATGCCCATCGATGCCCGTGTGCTGTTGCATACCCTAATGCTGGCAGCGGGCATTGGCGCCATGCCCAAGCTGGATGAGACGCAGACGCTGGGTGACCTGTTCAAAACGCTGCTGATGGCCAACAGTAGCGGCATCATGAGCGAGGCGCTCGCCGGCGTCGTGGCGCCCAGTCTCGAGAGCAACGGCAGCGTCTCgttgctgcaacagcagcagcagctaaataATGTTACTGCAGTTGCTGCGTATCGTCGCCACCTACCAAAGTCTGAAACGCCTGAGACCAGCTCCTCGTTGGATGCCAATGAGGCATGCGAAGATCCCATACTGAAGATTCCGTCCTTCAAGGTCAGCGGTGCGCCGAGCGTCTCGCCCACGTTGCattgcagcggcagcagcaacaacaacaacaacaataacaactctaacagcagcagcaaccgcaaTGGCGGTGGCGATCACAGTCCACACTCCGCCTCACCAATGCTTGCAGCAGCTGTAGCCGCCGTCGCggccaacaacagctacaGGCAGAGCggtagcaacaacagcggcaataTACTGTCGTCGTCGGCAACATCGATACAGAAGATGATGGCCAATACCATACAGCGCAAGATCAACGAGCAGGTCAGCCAGGACAGCCTGTTGGGTCTGGATAAGCGCAACAATGGTAACACAAGCGGCAGtgagtgcagcagcagcggtggcggcggcggtggtggtggtggcgtTGGGAGCGGCAACGTCGGCAGAAAGCCCAGCATATCAGTGGCAAAAATCATTGGCGGCACAGACACCTCACGCTTTGGTGCCTCACCTAATCTGCTCGCCCAGCAACATCATGGCCATATGAGCGCCCATCATGCCcaccagcatcagcatcagcaccaGCATCAGCAGCTCAGTGCACAGGATGCCGCTGCACTAGCCGCCGGCAAGGGCACGCGACCGAAGCGGGGTAAGTACCGCAACTATGACAGAGACAGCCTCGTGGAGGCAGTTAAGGCCGTTCAGCGCGGCGAGATGTCTGTGCATCGTGCCGGCAGCTATTACGGTGTGCCACACTCAACGCTAGAGTACAAGGTGAAGGAGCGGCATTTGATGCGACCGCGCAAGCGTGAGCCGAAGCCGCAGCCGGATCTCGTGGGACTAACAGGCGCAGCAAATAAGGTGACTTTGACGGGACTAAATCATCTGGATAAGCTGAAGTccggcagcagcaatagcagcagcaacgccaATAACAGTAACTCCAAGCTGAGCAACGCGCtgaaaaacaacagcagtgcggcagctgcggctgcggcagcggcagcgacagcgccCAATGGCATGAAGTTGCCCATGTTTGATGCCGCACCGCAGTTGTCCTTCCAGCCGAGCATGTTCTGGGCCCAGCCGAATGCCGGCGCTAACTATGGACTGGACTTCAATCGCAGTCCAGAATTTCTTAACCTGGCCGAGGTGATGCGCAGCAGCCCGCTGGGCGTGGCCGCCAATCATCATGGCCATGGCGGCGTGCACATGAGCAACGCCGTGGACTTTGCCGAGAACATGTACGACGGCATCATACGGAAATCCCTCAAGAAGGATGGCGATGTTATTGCTGGGAGCGGCACTagcggcaatggcaatggcaatgcgcTGCTGGATCAGCTGCTGGTGAAGAAGACGCCACTGCCATTTACCAATAATCGTAGCAATGACTACATCAGCGCCGCCTGTTCCAGTTCCGACAGCGTCAAGCGTCCGGGTAGCCCGCTGAGCGCCCATTCGGATATCAAGCGCGAACGCCTCAGTCCCATGCGCAGCGCCGGGAGTGCCAGCAGTGATGAGGATCATGAGCattccagcaacaacaacaacaacaatagcaacaacaataacaacagcgaCCTGGCgcacaacaagaacaacaacggcagcagcaggaacaataacaagaacaataacaacggTAATGGACGCAGCCGCATGACATCACGCGACTCGGAAACAGACGCCAGCAGCTTAAAGAGCGAGCAATCGCAAAGCTCGGCTCAGTTCGCCGGTGCAGGCAACAAAATGATGGATCTCAATGGCAGCACAGGTGTCAAATACGAGCTGGAGCCAACAGCAGCGCAAATCTCACCCAGCAATTCGATATTGCACGAGAAGCTGGCGCAGATCAAGGCCGAACAGGCCGATTGCAACGCACCCGAGGAGCAGTTATAG
- the Eip93F gene encoding mushroom body large-type Kenyon cell-specific protein 1 isoform X1 produces MADCSFARCQQERRLIKRELMKWSKDMLHIVGLERVAEEFMGRRKWKHYQDQLTRNQLNIAEQQPISITTEAEDSKHKQSHCEPLNHRLPQPNGQHFNNNNNNSGPLPFESDFDNNHTSQNHDSSATSRSSGSPSPPPEPNDWTPSDKCNFCVNGRLLTVNAKGELVAETTAIASSNSNNNNGTAVQQHDSDSNSSASLHNSSRYNNNINNNNSSNNNNSINKHRARNAVNAATTSSSTTSIELYKLLTQQAAEMTSMESMAAKLAQFNMMADFNLMNTLANQQHANSVTPTTSELSVAAGSPTLKDTPSPSADAPLDLSSKPSPNSSISGDMKTARALSDCATPLASARHTYSNEDLNSVLQDVLVNKLGTRKAASQYQVSRTTQRNKLCKMSLDGKRTNVPTPPELQQQLQHELDMDEQDESGEEAGEGDSNASTPAPGFQEIAQRIAATDHLCKLSSISEHNGSELGDELESAMSPKPTRSQSGSTPTGHMPAAAAATAGGNAAGLPMPIDARVLLHTLMLAAGIGAMPKLDETQTLGDLFKTLLMANSSGIMSEALAGVVAPSLESNGSVSLLQQQQQLNNVTAVAAYRRHLPKSETPETSSSLDANEACEDPILKIPSFKVSGAPSVSPTLHCSGSSNNNNNNNNSNSSSNRNGGGDHSPHSASPMLAAAVAAVAANNSYRQSGSNNSGNILSSSATSIQKMMANTIQRKINEQVSQDSLLGLDKRNNGNTSGSECSSSGGGGGGGGGVGSGNVGRKPSISVAKIIGGTDTSRFGASPNLLAQQHHGHMSAHHAHQHQHQHQHQQLSAQDAAALAAGKGTRPKRGKYRNYDRDSLVEAVKAVQRGEMSVHRAGSYYGVPHSTLEYKVKERHLMRPRKREPKPQPDLVGLTGAANKVTLTGLNHLDKLKSGSSNSSSNANNSNSKLSNALKNNSSAAAAAAAAAATAPNGMKLPMFDAAPQLSFQPSMFWAQPNAGANYGLDFNRSPEFLNLAEVMRSSPLGVAANHHGHGGVHMSNAVDFAENMYDGIIRKSLKKDGDVIAGSGTSGNGNGNALLDQLLVKKTPLPFTNNRSNDYISAACSSSDSVKRPGSPLSAHSDIKRERLSPMRSAGSASSDEDHEHSSNNNNNNSNNNNNSDLAHNKNNNGSSRNNNKNNNNGNGRSRMTSRDSETDASSLKSEQSQSSAQFAGAGNKMMDLNGSTGVKYELEPTAAQISPSNSILHEKLAQIKAEQADCNAPEEQL; encoded by the exons GCTTAGAACGCGTCGCTGAGGAATTCATGGGTCGCAGGAAATGGAAACATTATCAAGATCAACTGACGCGCAACCAATTGAATATCGCAGAGCAACAGCCCATATCAATAACGACAGAAGCAGAAGACAGCAAACACAAACAGAGCCACTGCGAGCCACTGAACCACCGTTTACCGCAGCCCAACGGCCAAcatttcaacaacaacaacaacaacagcggacCGCTGCCATTTGAAAGCGATTTTG ACAACAACCACACATCACAAAACCACGATTCAAGTGCAACATCACGTAGCTCAGGCTCACCATCACCACCGCCAGAACCCAACGATTGGACACCGTCTGATAAGTGCAATTTCTGTGTTAACGGTCGCTTGCTAACGGTAAACGCCAAAGGCGAATTGGTGGCCGAAACAACGGCAATCGCgtccagcaacagcaacaacaacaacggcacaGCTGTGCAGCAG cacgacagcgacagcaattCGAGCGCATCGCTGCACAATAGCAGCAgatataacaacaacattaacaacaacaacagcagcaacaacaacaacagcatcaacaaacATAGAGCACGTAACGCCGTTAACGCCGCCACGACGTCGTCGTCAACAACTTCTATAGAACTTTACAAGCTGCTCACCCAGCAAGCAGCTGAAATGACATCAATGGAATCGATGGCCGCCAAGCTGGCACAGTTCAACATGATGGCCgatttcaatttgatgaaCACGCTGGCGAATCAACAACATGCTAACTCGGTAACACCAACTACCTCGGAATTATCAGTCGCCGCTGGCAGTCCCACACTCAAGGATACGCCCAGTCCCAGTGCAGATGCACCATTGGATCTAAGCAGCAAGCCATCGCCAAATTCATCGATCAGCGGCGACATGAAGACAGCCAG AGCTCTGTCAGACTGCGCCACGCCCCTTGCATCAGCACGCCACACGTACAGCAACGAGGATTTGAATAGCGTGCTGCAGGATGTGCTGGTCAATAAGCTGGGCACACGCAAAGCGGCCAGCCAGTACCAAGTGTCGCGCACCACGCAGCGCAATAAGCTGTGCAAAATGTCCTTAGACGGCAAAAGGACAAACGTGCCAACGCCGCCagagctgcaacagcagctgcagcatgaATTGGACATGGACGAGCAGGATGAATCCGGCGAGGAGGCTGGCGAAGGTGATAGCAATGCGTCGACACCAGCGCCTGGCTTTCAGGAAATCGCTCAACGCATTGCAGCCACTGATCATCTGTGCAAGTTGAGCAGCATATCCGAGCACAATGGCAGCGAGCTGGGCGACGAGCTGGAATCAGCTATGTCACCAAAGCCAACGCGTTCTCAGAGCGGCAGCACACCAACTGGACACatgccagctgcagctgctgcaacagctggCGGCAATGCCGCTGGACTGCCCATGCCCATCGATGCCCGTGTGCTGTTGCATACCCTAATGCTGGCAGCGGGCATTGGCGCCATGCCCAAGCTGGATGAGACGCAGACGCTGGGTGACCTGTTCAAAACGCTGCTGATGGCCAACAGTAGCGGCATCATGAGCGAGGCGCTCGCCGGCGTCGTGGCGCCCAGTCTCGAGAGCAACGGCAGCGTCTCgttgctgcaacagcagcagcagctaaataATGTTACTGCAGTTGCTGCGTATCGTCGCCACCTACCAAAGTCTGAAACGCCTGAGACCAGCTCCTCGTTGGATGCCAATGAGGCATGCGAAGATCCCATACTGAAGATTCCGTCCTTCAAGGTCAGCGGTGCGCCGAGCGTCTCGCCCACGTTGCattgcagcggcagcagcaacaacaacaacaacaataacaactctaacagcagcagcaaccgcaaTGGCGGTGGCGATCACAGTCCACACTCCGCCTCACCAATGCTTGCAGCAGCTGTAGCCGCCGTCGCggccaacaacagctacaGGCAGAGCggtagcaacaacagcggcaataTACTGTCGTCGTCGGCAACATCGATACAGAAGATGATGGCCAATACCATACAGCGCAAGATCAACGAGCAGGTCAGCCAGGACAGCCTGTTGGGTCTGGATAAGCGCAACAATGGTAACACAAGCGGCAGtgagtgcagcagcagcggtggcggcggcggtggtggtggtggcgtTGGGAGCGGCAACGTCGGCAGAAAGCCCAGCATATCAGTGGCAAAAATCATTGGCGGCACAGACACCTCACGCTTTGGTGCCTCACCTAATCTGCTCGCCCAGCAACATCATGGCCATATGAGCGCCCATCATGCCcaccagcatcagcatcagcaccaGCATCAGCAGCTCAGTGCACAGGATGCCGCTGCACTAGCCGCCGGCAAGGGCACGCGACCGAAGCGGGGTAAGTACCGCAACTATGACAGAGACAGCCTCGTGGAGGCAGTTAAGGCCGTTCAGCGCGGCGAGATGTCTGTGCATCGTGCCGGCAGCTATTACGGTGTGCCACACTCAACGCTAGAGTACAAGGTGAAGGAGCGGCATTTGATGCGACCGCGCAAGCGTGAGCCGAAGCCGCAGCCGGATCTCGTGGGACTAACAGGCGCAGCAAATAAGGTGACTTTGACGGGACTAAATCATCTGGATAAGCTGAAGTccggcagcagcaatagcagcagcaacgccaATAACAGTAACTCCAAGCTGAGCAACGCGCtgaaaaacaacagcagtgcggcagctgcggctgcggcagcggcagcgacagcgccCAATGGCATGAAGTTGCCCATGTTTGATGCCGCACCGCAGTTGTCCTTCCAGCCGAGCATGTTCTGGGCCCAGCCGAATGCCGGCGCTAACTATGGACTGGACTTCAATCGCAGTCCAGAATTTCTTAACCTGGCCGAGGTGATGCGCAGCAGCCCGCTGGGCGTGGCCGCCAATCATCATGGCCATGGCGGCGTGCACATGAGCAACGCCGTGGACTTTGCCGAGAACATGTACGACGGCATCATACGGAAATCCCTCAAGAAGGATGGCGATGTTATTGCTGGGAGCGGCACTagcggcaatggcaatggcaatgcgcTGCTGGATCAGCTGCTGGTGAAGAAGACGCCACTGCCATTTACCAATAATCGTAGCAATGACTACATCAGCGCCGCCTGTTCCAGTTCCGACAGCGTCAAGCGTCCGGGTAGCCCGCTGAGCGCCCATTCGGATATCAAGCGCGAACGCCTCAGTCCCATGCGCAGCGCCGGGAGTGCCAGCAGTGATGAGGATCATGAGCattccagcaacaacaacaacaacaatagcaacaacaataacaacagcgaCCTGGCgcacaacaagaacaacaacggcagcagcaggaacaataacaagaacaataacaacggTAATGGACGCAGCCGCATGACATCACGCGACTCGGAAACAGACGCCAGCAGCTTAAAGAGCGAGCAATCGCAAAGCTCGGCTCAGTTCGCCGGTGCAGGCAACAAAATGATGGATCTCAATGGCAGCACAGGTGTCAAATACGAGCTGGAGCCAACAGCAGCGCAAATCTCACCCAGCAATTCGATATTGCACGAGAAGCTGGCGCAGATCAAGGCCGAACAGGCCGATTGCAACGCACCCGAGGAGCAGTTATAG